The following coding sequences lie in one Candidatus Nitrospira allomarina genomic window:
- the sucC gene encoding ADP-forming succinate--CoA ligase subunit beta gives MNIHEFQAKQLFAQFGIPVPKGKEIKNVKAAEKWASVLDTPVFVVKAQIHAGGRGKAGGVKLTKNKSEVPELAKEILGKTLVTHQTGPKGRKVRRLLIEEGAGIAKELYLSLLVDRESGFPTFIASTEGGMDIEEVAEHTPDKLLKVSIDPAVGFQGYNGRNLAFGLGLPELEPAVVKPFFQMLENLYRLFMEKNASLVEINPLVITTDKRLVALDGKVSIDDSALFKHPDIQKFRDLHEEEPLEIEAGSNNLNYVKLDGDIGCMVNGAGLAMATMDVIKLAGSEPANFLDVGGGATKETVAAGFRILLKDKKVKGIFINIFGGIVRCERIAHGVIDAAKEVGIKLPVVVRLQGTNAEEGRKLLAESGLKVEGVADLWEAAQRIVALRKKK, from the coding sequence ATGAATATTCACGAGTTTCAAGCCAAACAGCTCTTTGCACAGTTTGGGATTCCTGTACCCAAAGGCAAGGAAATCAAAAACGTCAAAGCGGCTGAAAAGTGGGCCTCAGTTCTTGATACCCCCGTATTTGTGGTGAAAGCGCAGATTCATGCGGGTGGACGTGGCAAAGCCGGCGGGGTCAAATTAACCAAAAATAAATCTGAAGTCCCGGAACTTGCTAAGGAAATTCTCGGGAAAACACTGGTAACCCATCAGACAGGTCCCAAGGGCAGAAAAGTTCGGCGCCTACTGATTGAAGAAGGTGCAGGGATTGCTAAGGAATTGTATTTGAGTTTACTGGTAGACCGTGAGTCAGGCTTTCCGACGTTTATTGCCAGTACGGAAGGCGGCATGGACATTGAGGAAGTGGCCGAGCATACACCGGACAAATTGCTGAAAGTGTCCATTGATCCGGCGGTGGGATTCCAGGGGTACAATGGAAGAAATCTGGCCTTCGGCTTGGGACTTCCAGAGCTTGAGCCCGCGGTGGTGAAGCCGTTTTTTCAAATGTTGGAAAACCTGTACCGGCTGTTCATGGAAAAAAACGCATCGCTTGTGGAAATTAATCCATTGGTCATTACCACGGATAAGCGTCTGGTCGCATTGGATGGAAAAGTCTCAATTGATGACAGTGCGCTATTTAAACATCCTGATATTCAAAAGTTCAGAGATTTGCACGAAGAAGAACCGTTGGAGATTGAAGCGGGTAGCAATAATCTGAACTATGTCAAACTGGATGGAGACATCGGTTGCATGGTCAACGGGGCGGGTTTAGCAATGGCAACCATGGACGTCATTAAATTGGCGGGATCGGAACCGGCGAATTTTTTGGATGTGGGCGGTGGGGCGACCAAAGAGACGGTTGCAGCCGGTTTTCGCATTCTGTTGAAAGATAAAAAGGTCAAGGGCATATTCATTAATATCTTCGGCGGCATTGTGCGGTGCGAGCGTATTGCCCATGGAGTGATTGATGCGGCGAAGGAAGTCGGCATCAAGCTACCTGTTGTTGTTCGACTTCAAGGAACCAACGCGGAAGAAGGCCGAAAGCTTCTGGCCGAATCAGGTTTGAAGGTGGAAGGGGTCGCTGACCTCTGGGAAGCTGCTCAGCGTATTGTCGCTCTCAGAAAAAAGAAATAG
- a CDS encoding serine hydrolase produces MRYMKTLLTLIGLFLVMSADVAAYKVIPNNEADVLFKQMEKSIFLYDKDPYTISKAVEKNDVAGMSLVIIYNGKPVIHKWYGDRNQKKKEKTTADTIYQCASTSKMVSSLGFTAASRQGKLSLDGSVTDFNKKHPDTIITKWVDKVFKDHKSWPDDITPRRLLSHTAGLDTHGIANKPWLPSSDPLKGVILGRNLAHDAVKPIHEPGTKYDYSGGGYTVAEAMLEIATDKRFETYLKQNVLEPYGMNNSTFEDGSSDMVHLARGCSRGICLYDVQVSELKAAGGLLCHPVDYARLVSLMMNDGAEYLEKNAGTQIIPKADIDEVLTKVPPAEYGLGVDISGSQFSHGGKHQGFATNFYAHSDKQVGIVVLVNGKYTWARNKEVYGAGTLNNAVVKAFKIAFGVSNESGQPLKPTCSQDEDCAEGQYCDKGPVATIGINKCKAGKKRNETCSRNDVCGPDLTCYGEPIGKCGFLGTVVVGDQCFKGKECRSGKCEKDKCVCKSDGDCPDGQACYTPIGKANYCASTSKALGASCSKNSQCASDKCQQDQCVCKGDGDCPNGQACFTPVGKANYCASTSKALGATCSKNSECASDKCQQDKCVCKGDGDCPNGQACYTPIGKANYCASTSKALGASCTKDSQCASDKCEQDKCVCKSNGDCPNGQSCYTPVGKANYCASTSKALGASCSKNSQCASDKCEQGECVCQSDNDCPGSQKCKTPVTKKNYCTK; encoded by the coding sequence ATGAGATACATGAAGACCTTGCTGACCCTTATTGGTCTATTCCTCGTCATGAGTGCCGACGTGGCCGCCTACAAAGTGATTCCGAATAACGAGGCGGATGTCCTCTTCAAACAAATGGAAAAATCCATCTTTTTGTATGACAAAGATCCCTACACAATTAGCAAGGCCGTGGAGAAGAACGATGTGGCAGGCATGTCCCTTGTCATTATCTATAATGGTAAGCCGGTCATTCATAAATGGTATGGAGACCGTAACCAGAAAAAGAAGGAAAAGACGACTGCAGACACGATCTACCAATGTGCCTCGACGAGCAAGATGGTGTCATCACTGGGCTTTACTGCAGCTTCGCGGCAAGGGAAACTTAGCCTCGATGGGAGTGTCACGGATTTCAATAAGAAACATCCTGACACCATTATTACAAAATGGGTCGACAAGGTTTTCAAAGATCACAAGTCCTGGCCTGATGACATTACGCCTCGACGTTTGCTGAGCCATACGGCAGGTTTGGACACACATGGAATCGCGAATAAGCCATGGCTTCCCTCCAGTGACCCTCTCAAAGGAGTTATTCTCGGCAGAAACCTTGCGCATGATGCCGTTAAACCTATCCACGAACCAGGGACTAAGTATGACTACTCTGGAGGTGGGTATACCGTGGCAGAAGCGATGCTCGAGATTGCTACCGATAAACGTTTCGAGACCTATCTTAAACAAAATGTCCTTGAGCCTTATGGCATGAATAATAGCACTTTTGAGGATGGCAGTTCGGACATGGTCCATTTGGCTCGTGGGTGTAGTCGAGGTATATGTCTCTATGATGTCCAAGTTTCTGAACTCAAAGCTGCAGGTGGATTGCTGTGCCATCCTGTAGATTACGCACGATTAGTCTCGCTGATGATGAATGATGGGGCAGAGTATCTTGAGAAAAATGCTGGAACGCAGATCATACCGAAGGCCGATATTGATGAGGTTCTGACAAAGGTGCCTCCTGCTGAGTATGGACTTGGAGTGGACATTTCGGGATCTCAATTCTCCCACGGAGGCAAGCACCAAGGATTTGCTACGAACTTTTATGCGCATAGCGATAAGCAGGTGGGCATTGTCGTACTCGTCAACGGCAAGTATACATGGGCAAGAAATAAGGAAGTCTACGGAGCAGGCACCCTCAATAACGCGGTGGTCAAAGCGTTTAAAATTGCTTTTGGGGTGAGCAACGAATCAGGGCAACCCCTTAAACCAACATGTAGCCAAGACGAGGATTGTGCTGAGGGTCAATACTGTGACAAAGGCCCTGTCGCGACAATTGGGATTAACAAGTGTAAGGCAGGCAAGAAACGTAATGAAACGTGTAGCCGGAACGATGTGTGTGGCCCCGACCTCACGTGTTACGGGGAGCCGATCGGGAAATGTGGTTTCCTGGGAACAGTCGTCGTCGGGGATCAGTGCTTTAAGGGCAAGGAATGTCGGTCAGGCAAGTGCGAAAAAGATAAATGTGTGTGTAAGAGTGACGGCGACTGTCCCGATGGCCAAGCCTGTTATACCCCAATCGGGAAAGCCAACTATTGCGCAAGCACGAGCAAGGCCCTGGGGGCCAGTTGTTCTAAAAACAGCCAATGCGCCTCGGACAAGTGTCAACAAGACCAATGCGTGTGCAAGGGGGATGGTGACTGTCCGAACGGGCAGGCCTGCTTTACACCCGTTGGCAAAGCGAATTATTGCGCGAGTACGAGCAAGGCTCTGGGAGCTACATGTTCCAAGAATAGTGAATGTGCGTCGGACAAATGCCAACAGGATAAGTGTGTGTGTAAGGGGGACGGCGACTGTCCGAACGGGCAAGCCTGCTATACCCCAATCGGGAAGGCGAACTATTGCGCGAGTACGAGTAAGGCCCTGGGAGCCAGCTGTACCAAGGATAGTCAATGTGCCTCAGACAAGTGCGAACAGGACAAGTGTGTATGTAAATCAAACGGCGATTGTCCCAACGGGCAAAGCTGTTATACCCCGGTTGGGAAGGCGAACTATTGTGCAAGTACGAGTAAGGCTCTGGGAGCGAGTTGTTCGAAGAATAGCCAATGTGCCTCGGATAAATGTGAACAAGGGGAATGTGTGTGTCAGTCGGACAATGATTGTCCGGGATCGCAGAAATGTAAAACCCCTGTGACCAAAAAGAATTACTGTACGAAATGA
- a CDS encoding FAD-dependent oxidoreductase, with amino-acid sequence MELTDQRNIVHQTRDARRSKSFPKLSPAERDGLIKKYHPDHRAHAYRPIIFGPNAGQSTVTEVATLLEGESPVPADLNLTPDYTVDVLVVGGGGAGCASALHAHAQGADVLLATKLRLGDSNSVMAQGGMQIAVGSDDSPVQHFLDTLKGGHMKNDHQLLKVMVEEGPSIAKWLLELGVLFDRDADGNLHVKKGGGSSKARLLTCSDYTGLEIMRVLKDEVLNQKVPLLEFVAAVELLSDANGACTGAVLKDLDNNRFIVVAAKTVILATGGIGRLHIQGFPTSNHFGATGDALVLAYRLGVPLVQIDTFQYHPSGGVYPEQLVGALVTEGIRSEGGHLVNGKGERFVNELDTRDVVSSSIIRECEEGRGVRTPSGRVGVWLDTPLLDVEHGPGTLDKHFPAMVRQYERYQVDIRKDPVLIYPTLHYQNGGVKIDVNGETPVANLFVAGEASGGLHGRNRLMGNSLLDLMVFGKRTGILAAERSKSLPKSSLTLDHLKRFRAEAKRHQVSAGIISPMVLPAYTNK; translated from the coding sequence TTTTCCCAAGCTTTCTCCAGCCGAACGGGATGGCCTTATCAAGAAATACCATCCTGATCATCGGGCTCATGCCTATCGGCCGATTATTTTTGGGCCCAATGCCGGTCAATCAACCGTGACCGAAGTGGCGACCCTGTTGGAAGGGGAGAGCCCGGTTCCAGCCGATCTTAATCTCACTCCGGATTACACCGTGGATGTCCTGGTCGTTGGTGGAGGAGGGGCGGGGTGCGCGTCGGCGCTCCATGCCCATGCTCAGGGAGCCGATGTGTTACTGGCCACCAAGTTGCGCCTGGGGGATTCCAACTCGGTCATGGCCCAAGGCGGGATGCAAATCGCCGTCGGATCGGACGATTCGCCTGTCCAGCATTTCTTGGACACCTTAAAGGGCGGTCACATGAAAAATGACCACCAGTTGCTAAAGGTCATGGTGGAAGAGGGACCGTCTATTGCGAAATGGTTGTTGGAATTGGGTGTCCTATTCGATCGGGATGCCGATGGAAATCTGCATGTGAAAAAAGGGGGAGGAAGCTCAAAAGCCAGGCTGTTAACCTGCTCCGATTACACCGGTTTGGAAATCATGCGAGTGTTGAAAGACGAAGTGCTGAACCAGAAGGTTCCGTTGTTGGAATTTGTCGCTGCGGTGGAATTGTTAAGTGATGCCAATGGGGCCTGCACGGGAGCGGTGCTGAAAGACTTAGACAATAATCGGTTCATCGTCGTCGCCGCTAAAACGGTGATTCTGGCAACCGGCGGCATTGGCCGGTTGCATATTCAGGGATTTCCAACCAGCAATCATTTCGGGGCGACAGGGGATGCCTTGGTCCTGGCCTATCGTCTCGGCGTGCCTCTCGTTCAAATCGATACTTTTCAATATCATCCTTCCGGTGGAGTGTATCCGGAGCAATTAGTCGGTGCGCTGGTGACAGAAGGCATTCGCTCTGAAGGCGGCCATTTAGTGAATGGGAAGGGCGAGCGCTTTGTGAATGAATTGGATACCCGTGATGTTGTGTCCTCGTCGATCATTCGGGAATGTGAAGAGGGGCGGGGCGTTCGAACACCATCAGGAAGGGTGGGTGTCTGGCTGGATACCCCGTTGTTAGATGTGGAACATGGACCGGGAACGTTGGACAAACATTTTCCCGCGATGGTTCGGCAGTATGAGCGTTACCAGGTCGATATCCGGAAAGATCCGGTGCTGATCTATCCCACGCTGCATTACCAAAACGGGGGCGTCAAGATTGATGTGAACGGAGAAACGCCTGTGGCCAATTTATTCGTGGCGGGAGAGGCTTCCGGCGGATTACATGGTCGAAACCGGCTCATGGGGAATTCTTTGTTGGACTTGATGGTGTTTGGCAAGCGAACAGGTATTCTTGCTGCAGAGCGGTCCAAGTCTCTGCCGAAAAGTTCGTTGACCTTAGACCACCTGAAGCGATTTCGAGCCGAAGCCAAACGGCATCAGGTGTCTGCTGGTATCATTTCACCTATGGTCTTGCCGGCTTACACCAACAAGTAA
- the sucD gene encoding succinate--CoA ligase subunit alpha, whose protein sequence is MSILVNKNTRVVVQGITGKEGSFHATQCKAYGTQVVAGVTPGKAGQEVEGIPVFNTVREAVKKTEATTSLIFVPPPFAADAILEAADAGIWLIICITEGIPVNDMVRVQRALYGKTTRLIGPNCPGIITAEECKIGIMPGFIHKKGRVGVISRSGTLTYEAVNQLTNLGLGETTCVGIGGDPLIGTGYIDLLHMFQEDDETEAVVMIGEIGGDAEERAAAYIQKEMTKPVVSFIAGITAPPGRRMGHAGAIITGGKGTAADKMAALESAGVTVVKNPAEIGETVRSVLHA, encoded by the coding sequence ATGAGCATTTTGGTGAATAAAAATACCCGGGTTGTCGTTCAAGGGATCACCGGCAAAGAAGGGTCATTTCACGCGACCCAGTGCAAGGCGTACGGAACGCAAGTCGTGGCCGGCGTGACGCCTGGCAAAGCCGGTCAGGAAGTAGAAGGCATCCCGGTGTTTAATACCGTTCGTGAAGCCGTCAAGAAGACTGAAGCCACCACCTCATTGATCTTTGTGCCACCTCCCTTTGCCGCCGATGCCATTTTAGAAGCCGCCGATGCCGGCATATGGCTGATCATCTGCATTACAGAGGGGATTCCTGTCAATGATATGGTTCGGGTCCAGCGGGCGCTTTATGGGAAGACCACGCGTCTGATAGGTCCAAATTGTCCGGGAATTATCACGGCCGAGGAGTGCAAGATCGGGATCATGCCAGGATTCATTCATAAAAAAGGGCGGGTTGGCGTGATTTCAAGAAGTGGCACCTTAACCTACGAAGCCGTCAATCAGCTGACCAATTTAGGTCTTGGCGAAACGACCTGCGTCGGCATCGGTGGCGATCCCCTCATCGGAACCGGGTATATTGATTTGTTGCACATGTTCCAGGAGGACGACGAAACGGAAGCAGTCGTGATGATTGGGGAAATTGGTGGTGATGCCGAGGAACGGGCTGCGGCCTATATTCAAAAAGAGATGACCAAACCGGTCGTGAGTTTCATTGCCGGAATTACGGCACCTCCCGGAAGACGAATGGGCCATGCCGGCGCTATTATCACCGGAGGAAAAGGCACCGCGGCTGATAAAATGGCCGCCCTGGAATCGGCTGGTGTGACTGTCGTCAAGAATCCCGCAGAAATAGGGGAAACGGTCAGAAGCGTTCTACATGCCTAG
- a CDS encoding DsbA family protein: protein MPKQLNISTTYFMWRIGGGLLGSILLLPFLLFAQEPPIPSSVETTDVFILRQLIEVQNELRDVRKELAEVRKSVSELQGSSNLPLAAAPRPSAVGNVELNSDDPTLGSQKAKVAIVEFTDYQCPYCAKYHSDTFENLKKEYIDTGKVQYVLRDFPLDFHAYAIGAAIAANCAGEQDAYWQMNHQLFSNQSELGDGLYQKLARSLGLNMDLFESCVNSPEQIQEVDADVVYGQEIGVNGTPTFFIGRVENGQLTDAKEVSGTQPLSAFSRIIEPLLVSDGNVSE from the coding sequence ATGCCAAAACAACTCAATATTTCCACGACATATTTCATGTGGCGGATTGGTGGAGGGCTATTAGGATCCATTCTGCTCTTGCCTTTCCTGCTCTTTGCTCAGGAACCTCCGATTCCTTCCTCTGTTGAAACAACAGATGTTTTTATCCTTCGGCAACTCATCGAAGTTCAAAACGAACTGAGGGATGTTCGGAAAGAACTTGCAGAAGTTCGTAAATCGGTGAGCGAATTACAGGGAAGCTCCAATCTCCCCCTTGCTGCGGCTCCACGTCCTTCTGCTGTTGGCAATGTTGAACTCAATTCAGATGATCCTACCCTTGGTAGTCAGAAAGCGAAAGTTGCCATTGTTGAGTTTACAGATTATCAATGTCCCTATTGTGCTAAATATCATTCGGATACATTTGAAAATCTGAAAAAGGAATACATCGACACGGGAAAAGTGCAATATGTCCTTCGAGATTTTCCGTTGGACTTCCATGCCTATGCCATAGGGGCGGCTATTGCTGCAAATTGTGCCGGCGAACAGGATGCATATTGGCAGATGAACCATCAGCTTTTTTCCAATCAATCCGAGCTTGGGGATGGCTTGTATCAAAAGTTGGCCCGGTCTTTGGGACTTAACATGGATCTGTTTGAATCATGCGTCAATAGCCCTGAACAAATACAAGAAGTTGATGCGGATGTGGTTTACGGTCAAGAGATTGGGGTGAACGGAACCCCGACGTTTTTTATTGGACGAGTAGAAAACGGGCAACTCACAGATGCCAAAGAAGTGAGTGGGACTCAACCGTTGTCAGCCTTTTCAAGAATCATTGAGCCGCTACTCGTAAGTGACGGGAATGTAAGTGAATAG